One genomic window of Diospyros lotus cultivar Yz01 chromosome 8, ASM1463336v1, whole genome shotgun sequence includes the following:
- the LOC127807836 gene encoding uncharacterized protein LOC127807836 isoform X1 gives MVELQSCASLVNGSVLCTFGQEVRGESVSLVAEISAELQRERQKNAELAERISILEAQIQERDQKSLLANGQASCHGARERSYKMFKRQKTESSQRIEDINFKTSQAKHETLSTPPRESKPENRLVNWMSIDDNIELLHSENLKDSESVIEWDDDTDDSEGEANEYFDENDNDINHKNEGKGENAKVASELYQHLPGQEDLEGNSEPIYQCGIQDLIQDHGKDTFPSDLDPITYKRKLKETRSIESKMIGNYQVSLHTSIRQEELRASTSISLQKKHPKVAFCPKEVKRILESEVLQQKNAQSHTIRKIIVFASLGIRHGCEDMYELDFNHFSILHKGEPYVSPENPGEHVLYENPGVQRKIFYPNRQSLTLCPVQILEEEKAMRPSDASCPSCLFLCIKYGGRTRNLPQNEYVRQRMGRNKLKSFGLVMCQMARLVHIRSGSFFFKALGVTLLFMAGFPDDLVQKETKYRNLELLQKYYRTDEDAEGEELFLPHHVACNAQPCSNFQQPTGKAIPAKPKGKKHTNPATKPQSIQKASTPESTAPSSWAPPNQFGLIGYKSIETHAEAAFQSIPSQAPATSPTFSNPPVIGPGRHISYRNLTPYPPMFRPHAANAFVPVVYWPLPNAFPHCPYPPSYDYRSFPTTGNYVSVNPRPCYSNLSCNPLVSKMAEGKEKNDAALGEADSDSESSSSSRVPKEERIIS, from the exons ATGGTGGAGCTTCAGTCCTGCGCCAGCTTGGTGAATGGTTCTGTATTATGTACTTTTGGGCAAGAAGTGAGAGGAGAGAGCGTGAGTCTTGTAGCAGAGATTTCAGCCGAGCTGCAAAGGGAAAGACAGAAGAATGCAGAGCTCGCGGAGAGAATATCAATCCTTGAAGCTCAAATACAGGAGAGAGATCAGAAATCTCTGCTAGCCAATGGACAA GCTAGTTGTCACGGTGCAAGGGAAAGAAGCTACAAGATGTTCAAAAGACAGAAGACAGAATCAAGTCAAAGAATTGAAGATATAAACTTCAAAACCTCACAGGCAAAGCATGAAACTCTAAGCACACCCCCGAGGGAATCAAAACCAGAGAATCGTTTAGTCAATTGGATGAGCATAGATGACAATATTGAGCTTCTGCATTCTGAGAACTTGAAAGACAGTGAATCTGTTATTGAGTGGGATGATGACACAGACGATAGTGAAGGTGAAGCTAATGAGTATTTTGACGAGAATGATAATGACATTAACCATAAAAATGAGGGAAAAGGAGAGAATGCAAAAGTTGCTTCTGAACTATACCAACATCTTCCTGGTCAAGAAGATCTTGAGGGAAACAGTGAGCCAATATACCAATGTGGGATCCAAGATTTGATTCAAGATCATGGAAAAGATACTTTTCCATCTGATTTGGATCCCATTACTTACAAGAGGAAGCTAAAAGAAACTCGTAGCATAGAATCCAAAATGATTGGAAACTACCAGGTGTCATTACATACTTCTATACGTCAGGAGGAGTTGAGAGCATCTACAAGCATATCATTACAGAAAAAGCACCCAAAAGTTGCTTTCTGTCCGAAGGAAGTTAAGAGAATACTTGAATCGGAAGTGCTTCAACAGAAAAATGCCCAGTCTCACACCATAAGGAAAATTATAGTTTTTGCATCTCTTGGTATCAGGCATGGGTGTGAAGATATGTATGAATTAGACTTCAATCACTTTAGCATTTTGCACAAAGGAGAGCCATACGTATCACCAGAGAATCCTGGG GAACACGTTTTGTACGAGAATCCTGGCGTCCAGAGGAAGATCTTCTATCCTAATCGACAGAGCCTTACATTGTGTCCAgttcaaatacttgaggagGAGAAGGCCATGCGTCCATCTGATGCTAGCTGTCCATCATGCTTGTTTCTATGCATCAAGTATGGAGGAAGGACGAGAAACCTTCCCCAAAATGA ATATGTCAGACAACGAATGGGAAGAAACAAGCTGAAGTCTTTTGGACTGGTCATGTGTCAAATGGCGAGGCTAGTCCACATTCGAAGCGGAAGCTTCTTCTTCAAGGCCTTGGGTGTCACTCTCTTATTCATGGCTGGTTTTCCTGATGACCTGGTTCAAAAAGAAACCAAATATAGAAACTTGGAGCTCCTTCAAAAGTATTATAG AACAGACGAGGATGCTGAGGGGGAGGAACTGTTCCTTCCACATCACGTGGCTTGCAATGCT CAGCCTTGTTCCAATTTTCAGCAGCCAACCGGGAAGGCCATTCCAGCAAAACCTAAAGGCAAGAAACATACAAATCCAGCAACAAAGCCCCAAAGCATTCAGAAAGCCTCAACTCCAGAGTCTACTGCTCCTTCAAGTTGGGCACCTCCCAATCAATTTGGGCTAATAGGTTATAAATCCATTGAGACTCATGCAGAAGCAGCATTCCAGTCTATTCCCTCTCAAGCTCCAGCCACCTCCCCGACATTCTCTAACCCTCCGGTCATAGGTCCTGGCCGTCACATCTCCTACCGCAACCTAACCCCATATCCTCCTATGTTTCGACCACACGCTGCAAATGCTTTTGTGCCTGTGGTGTACTGGCCTCTCCCTAATGCATTCCCTCATTGCCCTTACCCGCCTTCATATGATTATCGATCTTTTCCTACTACCGGGAACTATGTCTCTGTCAATCCCCGGCCTTGTTACTCCAATCTCTCATGCAATCCTTTAGTTTCTAAGATGGCAGAAGGCAAGGAGAAGAATGATGCAGCCTTGGGGGAAGCTGATAGTGACTCCGAGAGCAGTTCAAGCAGTAGAGTGCCAAAAGAGGAAAGAATAATCTCATGA
- the LOC127807837 gene encoding peroxidase 42 — MGSKALFFFAVFGLSLVLSLRPAFAESEEVDPGLVMNFYKDSCPQAEDIIKEQVRLLYKRHKNTAFSWLRNIFHDCGVQSCDASLLLDSTRRTLSEKETDRSFGLRNFRYLDTIKEAVERECPGVVSCADILVLSARDGIVALGGPQIPLKTGRRDGRKSRAEVLEEYLPDHNESMSVVLDRFKAIGIDTPGVVALLGAHSVGRTHCVKLVHRLYPEVDPVLNPDHVEHMLYKCPDPIPDPKAVQYVRNDRGTPMKLDNNYYRNILDSKGLLIVDHQLATDKRTKPYVKKMAKSQDYFFKEFSRAITILSENNPLTGTKGEIRKQCNVANKHH, encoded by the exons ATGGGTTCCAAAgctctcttcttctttgccGTCTTTGGCTTGTCACTGGTGCTGTCTCTCAGGCCTGCTTTTGCAGAGAGTGAGGAAGTTGACCCAGGACTTGTTATGAACTTCTACAAGGACTCATGCCCTCAAGCTGAAGACATCATCAAAGAGCAAGTCCGGCTTCTCTACAAGCGCCACAAGAACACTGCATTCTCATGGCTCAGGAACATCTTCCATGATTGTGGTGTTCAG TCATGTGATGCTTCGCTACTGCTGGACTCAACAAGGAGGACCTTGTCTGAGAAGGAGACTGACAGGAGTTTTGGCCTCAGAAACTTCAGGTACCTCGACACCATTAAAGAAGCTGTGGAGAGAGAGTGCCCTGGAGTTGTTTCTTGCGCAGATATTCTTGTGTTGTCTGCTAGAGATGGCATTGTTGCG CTCGGAGGCCCTCAAATCCCTCTGAAGACTGGAAGAAGAGATGGCAGGAAGAGCCGAGCGGAAGTGCTTGAGGAATACCTCCCAGACCACAATGAAAGCATGTCTGTTGTCCTCGACAGGTTTAAGGCCATTGGAATCGACACTCCTGGAGTTGTTGCTTTGCTAG GTGCTCACAGTGTGGGCAGAACCCACTGTGTGAAGCTGGTGCACCGTTTGTACCCAGAAGTGGACCCTGTGCTCAACCCTGACCATGTTGAGCACATGCTGTACAAGTGCCCTGACCCGATCCCGGACCCGAAGGCCGTGCAGTATGTGAGGAATGACCGGGGCACGCCCATGAAGCTAGACAACAACTACTACAGGAACATATTGGACAGCAAGGGCTTGCTGATAGTGGATCACCAGCTAGCCACAGACAAGAGAACAAAGCCTTATGTGAAGAAAATGGCTAAGTCCCAGGACTACTTCTTCAAGGAGTTTTCAAGAGCCATCACTATTCTCTCTGAAAACAACCCTCTCACGGGGACCAAGGGTGAGATCAGAAAGCAGTGCAATGTTGCCAACAAGCACCACTAG
- the LOC127807836 gene encoding uncharacterized protein LOC127807836 isoform X2, with the protein MFKRQKTESSQRIEDINFKTSQAKHETLSTPPRESKPENRLVNWMSIDDNIELLHSENLKDSESVIEWDDDTDDSEGEANEYFDENDNDINHKNEGKGENAKVASELYQHLPGQEDLEGNSEPIYQCGIQDLIQDHGKDTFPSDLDPITYKRKLKETRSIESKMIGNYQVSLHTSIRQEELRASTSISLQKKHPKVAFCPKEVKRILESEVLQQKNAQSHTIRKIIVFASLGIRHGCEDMYELDFNHFSILHKGEPYVSPENPGEHVLYENPGVQRKIFYPNRQSLTLCPVQILEEEKAMRPSDASCPSCLFLCIKYGGRTRNLPQNEYVRQRMGRNKLKSFGLVMCQMARLVHIRSGSFFFKALGVTLLFMAGFPDDLVQKETKYRNLELLQKYYRTDEDAEGEELFLPHHVACNAQPCSNFQQPTGKAIPAKPKGKKHTNPATKPQSIQKASTPESTAPSSWAPPNQFGLIGYKSIETHAEAAFQSIPSQAPATSPTFSNPPVIGPGRHISYRNLTPYPPMFRPHAANAFVPVVYWPLPNAFPHCPYPPSYDYRSFPTTGNYVSVNPRPCYSNLSCNPLVSKMAEGKEKNDAALGEADSDSESSSSSRVPKEERIIS; encoded by the exons ATGTTCAAAAGACAGAAGACAGAATCAAGTCAAAGAATTGAAGATATAAACTTCAAAACCTCACAGGCAAAGCATGAAACTCTAAGCACACCCCCGAGGGAATCAAAACCAGAGAATCGTTTAGTCAATTGGATGAGCATAGATGACAATATTGAGCTTCTGCATTCTGAGAACTTGAAAGACAGTGAATCTGTTATTGAGTGGGATGATGACACAGACGATAGTGAAGGTGAAGCTAATGAGTATTTTGACGAGAATGATAATGACATTAACCATAAAAATGAGGGAAAAGGAGAGAATGCAAAAGTTGCTTCTGAACTATACCAACATCTTCCTGGTCAAGAAGATCTTGAGGGAAACAGTGAGCCAATATACCAATGTGGGATCCAAGATTTGATTCAAGATCATGGAAAAGATACTTTTCCATCTGATTTGGATCCCATTACTTACAAGAGGAAGCTAAAAGAAACTCGTAGCATAGAATCCAAAATGATTGGAAACTACCAGGTGTCATTACATACTTCTATACGTCAGGAGGAGTTGAGAGCATCTACAAGCATATCATTACAGAAAAAGCACCCAAAAGTTGCTTTCTGTCCGAAGGAAGTTAAGAGAATACTTGAATCGGAAGTGCTTCAACAGAAAAATGCCCAGTCTCACACCATAAGGAAAATTATAGTTTTTGCATCTCTTGGTATCAGGCATGGGTGTGAAGATATGTATGAATTAGACTTCAATCACTTTAGCATTTTGCACAAAGGAGAGCCATACGTATCACCAGAGAATCCTGGG GAACACGTTTTGTACGAGAATCCTGGCGTCCAGAGGAAGATCTTCTATCCTAATCGACAGAGCCTTACATTGTGTCCAgttcaaatacttgaggagGAGAAGGCCATGCGTCCATCTGATGCTAGCTGTCCATCATGCTTGTTTCTATGCATCAAGTATGGAGGAAGGACGAGAAACCTTCCCCAAAATGA ATATGTCAGACAACGAATGGGAAGAAACAAGCTGAAGTCTTTTGGACTGGTCATGTGTCAAATGGCGAGGCTAGTCCACATTCGAAGCGGAAGCTTCTTCTTCAAGGCCTTGGGTGTCACTCTCTTATTCATGGCTGGTTTTCCTGATGACCTGGTTCAAAAAGAAACCAAATATAGAAACTTGGAGCTCCTTCAAAAGTATTATAG AACAGACGAGGATGCTGAGGGGGAGGAACTGTTCCTTCCACATCACGTGGCTTGCAATGCT CAGCCTTGTTCCAATTTTCAGCAGCCAACCGGGAAGGCCATTCCAGCAAAACCTAAAGGCAAGAAACATACAAATCCAGCAACAAAGCCCCAAAGCATTCAGAAAGCCTCAACTCCAGAGTCTACTGCTCCTTCAAGTTGGGCACCTCCCAATCAATTTGGGCTAATAGGTTATAAATCCATTGAGACTCATGCAGAAGCAGCATTCCAGTCTATTCCCTCTCAAGCTCCAGCCACCTCCCCGACATTCTCTAACCCTCCGGTCATAGGTCCTGGCCGTCACATCTCCTACCGCAACCTAACCCCATATCCTCCTATGTTTCGACCACACGCTGCAAATGCTTTTGTGCCTGTGGTGTACTGGCCTCTCCCTAATGCATTCCCTCATTGCCCTTACCCGCCTTCATATGATTATCGATCTTTTCCTACTACCGGGAACTATGTCTCTGTCAATCCCCGGCCTTGTTACTCCAATCTCTCATGCAATCCTTTAGTTTCTAAGATGGCAGAAGGCAAGGAGAAGAATGATGCAGCCTTGGGGGAAGCTGATAGTGACTCCGAGAGCAGTTCAAGCAGTAGAGTGCCAAAAGAGGAAAGAATAATCTCATGA